In Sulfitobacter sp. W027, a single window of DNA contains:
- the kdsA gene encoding 3-deoxy-8-phosphooctulonate synthase — MTQLRIGNLTVGNDRPLTVIAGPCQLESEDHAQMIAGVLKEACDAAGAQFIFKASYDKANRTSLSGKRGLGIEKGLQVLQSVARANDVPVLTDVHNEAQCAQAGKVVDVLQIPAFLCRQTDILLAAGETGKAVNVKKGQFLAPWEMQNIVDKIESTGNKNILLTERGTTFGYNTLVADMRSLPQMAQTGYPVVMDATHSVAQPGGKGGSSGGQREFAPVMARAAASIGVAAIFMETHEDPDTAPSDGPNMIYLDQMPGLINLLMQFDALAKSHPLTF, encoded by the coding sequence ATGACCCAGCTGCGCATCGGAAATCTGACAGTCGGCAACGACCGCCCTCTCACCGTGATCGCTGGCCCCTGCCAGTTAGAGAGCGAAGATCACGCGCAGATGATCGCGGGCGTGCTGAAGGAAGCCTGTGACGCGGCTGGCGCGCAGTTCATCTTCAAAGCCAGCTACGACAAGGCCAACCGCACTTCCCTCTCGGGCAAGCGCGGTTTGGGCATCGAAAAAGGTCTTCAGGTGTTGCAATCTGTGGCCCGTGCCAATGACGTGCCAGTGCTAACGGATGTGCACAACGAGGCGCAATGCGCGCAGGCCGGGAAAGTGGTCGATGTGCTGCAAATCCCCGCCTTCCTCTGCCGTCAAACCGACATCCTGCTGGCCGCGGGCGAAACAGGCAAGGCCGTCAACGTCAAAAAGGGTCAGTTCCTTGCCCCTTGGGAAATGCAGAACATCGTCGACAAGATCGAAAGCACCGGCAACAAGAACATCCTACTGACCGAGCGGGGCACGACATTCGGCTATAACACATTGGTGGCCGACATGCGCAGCCTGCCACAGATGGCCCAGACCGGCTACCCGGTGGTCATGGACGCAACCCATTCAGTCGCCCAACCCGGCGGCAAGGGTGGATCCTCAGGCGGCCAGCGCGAGTTTGCCCCGGTCATGGCCCGTGCAGCAGCCTCCATCGGCGTCGCCGCGATCTTTATGGAGACGCATGAAGACCCCGACACCGCGCCCAGTGATGGGCCGAATATGATCTACCTCGACCAGATGCCGGGGCTGATCAACCTGCTGATGCAATTTGATGCGCTGGCAAAAAGCCATCCGCTGACTTTCTAA
- a CDS encoding lipopolysaccharide assembly protein LapA domain-containing protein has protein sequence MRYIRYACIALFAVALVSVALANRNIVTLQVLPTEISGWFAVNPSVQLPLFIVILGGIIVGLLVGFVWEWIREHGHRAELARQARERRRLEREVIRLKAEKHQGKDEVLALLDEAG, from the coding sequence ATGCGTTATATCCGTTACGCCTGCATCGCGCTCTTCGCGGTGGCGCTGGTTTCTGTTGCCTTGGCAAACCGCAATATCGTAACGCTCCAGGTGCTTCCGACCGAAATCTCAGGGTGGTTCGCGGTAAACCCATCGGTGCAACTGCCGCTCTTTATCGTGATCCTTGGTGGGATCATCGTGGGCCTGCTGGTTGGCTTCGTTTGGGAATGGATCCGCGAGCATGGTCACCGCGCCGAACTGGCCCGTCAGGCCCGCGAGCGGCGCCGGTTGGAGCGGGAAGTCATCCGCCTCAAGGCAGAGAAGCATCAGGGCAAAGACGAGGTTCTGGCGCTGCTGGACGAAGCAGGCTAA
- a CDS encoding ABC transporter ATP-binding protein — translation MLEFENVSKSFWTGSQHKVILDRVSFRVELGHSLGVLAPNGTGKTTLINMMAGLEKPDEGEIRRGCNISFPLGFMGGVVNKVSAMENARYIARLYGLDPDYVESFCRWLCGLGEYFDQPIGTYSAGMRARFSFALMLALDFDIYLIDEGMPGTTDVEFNRKAGDILKERLRTTTIIIVSHQAHTLEKFARSAAVLLDGKLHMFDTLEEAKQLYDYETQG, via the coding sequence ATGCTGGAATTTGAAAATGTGTCCAAATCTTTTTGGACGGGATCCCAGCACAAGGTCATTCTTGACCGGGTGTCTTTTCGCGTGGAACTTGGCCACTCTTTGGGCGTTCTGGCCCCCAATGGGACGGGCAAGACGACGCTGATCAACATGATGGCCGGACTTGAAAAACCCGATGAGGGCGAGATCAGGCGCGGCTGTAACATCTCGTTTCCATTGGGCTTTATGGGCGGCGTGGTCAACAAGGTCTCGGCTATGGAGAACGCGCGCTATATCGCGCGGCTCTATGGGTTGGACCCGGACTACGTCGAAAGCTTCTGCCGTTGGCTTTGTGGTCTGGGAGAATACTTCGATCAACCGATTGGCACTTATTCTGCCGGGATGCGGGCGCGGTTCTCTTTCGCGCTGATGTTGGCGCTGGATTTTGATATCTATCTGATTGACGAAGGCATGCCGGGCACGACAGACGTGGAGTTTAACCGCAAGGCGGGCGATATTCTGAAAGAACGGCTGCGGACCACGACGATTATCATCGTTTCGCATCAGGCCCATACGCTCGAAAAGTTCGCCCGCTCCGCCGCTGTCCTTTTGGATGGTAAGTTACATATGTTCGACACCTTGGAAGAAGCGAAACAGCTCTATGACTACGAAACCCAAGGCTAG
- a CDS encoding cation diffusion facilitator family transporter → MGHGHHHHVDPESGDGKVAAAVGINIILTVAQVIGGIVAGSLSLIADALHNFSDAVALIIAFAARKIARRPADAQMTFGYGRIEAVAALVNYTTLIVIGLYLVYEAVLRFYDPSPVAGWIIVIVAGIALLVDLGTAALTYRLSKSSVNIRAAFLHNLADALGSVAVIVAGSAVILFGWHWVDPAATLLIAGYILWQSFTEMPGVVRILMLGSPPDIDAHAVIATIKDIPGVASVHHLHLWMMDEHAAAVDAHVVLTAETQAPPAETRDQIKAVLAERYHLHHSTLEMENAQQFCAEAKVIGH, encoded by the coding sequence ATGGGGCACGGACATCATCACCACGTTGATCCCGAAAGCGGCGACGGCAAGGTCGCCGCCGCCGTGGGGATCAACATCATCCTGACGGTGGCCCAAGTCATCGGCGGGATCGTGGCGGGCAGCCTGTCGCTCATTGCTGATGCCCTGCATAATTTCAGCGATGCCGTCGCGCTGATCATCGCCTTTGCTGCGCGCAAGATCGCTCGCCGCCCGGCGGATGCGCAAATGACCTTTGGCTATGGCAGGATCGAGGCGGTGGCCGCATTGGTCAATTACACGACCCTGATCGTGATCGGCCTCTATCTTGTCTATGAAGCCGTGCTGCGGTTCTATGATCCCTCCCCCGTCGCCGGGTGGATTATTGTTATCGTCGCAGGTATCGCGCTGCTGGTCGATCTGGGCACGGCGGCGCTGACCTACCGCCTGTCGAAGTCCAGCGTGAACATCCGGGCCGCCTTTTTGCACAATCTGGCGGATGCGCTCGGCTCAGTCGCCGTGATCGTGGCGGGCAGCGCCGTGATTCTCTTTGGCTGGCATTGGGTCGATCCGGCGGCGACGCTGCTCATCGCGGGCTATATCCTCTGGCAATCCTTCACCGAAATGCCGGGCGTTGTGCGTATCCTGATGCTGGGCAGCCCGCCCGACATCGATGCCCATGCGGTGATCGCTACGATCAAAGACATTCCCGGCGTCGCCTCTGTTCACCATCTTCATCTTTGGATGATGGATGAACATGCCGCGGCGGTGGATGCCCATGTGGTGCTGACGGCAGAAACTCAAGCTCCGCCTGCCGAGACCCGGGACCAGATCAAAGCGGTGCTGGCAGAACGCTACCACCTGCACCACAGCACGCTGGAAATGGAAAACGCACAGCAGTTCTGCGCGGAAGCGAAGGTCATCGGGCACTAA
- a CDS encoding cell wall metabolism sensor histidine kinase WalK has product MSQENVTYGPTHMPHLADATKVQQMRDYSQVGVSLFWQRQMIFAAAICLSAFYYELWLSITTLILIAISEAFDYLLFLRITRWRGRSPRLARLFMNRIYIGTVLSAGVISYFALGIALQQGATTHFLPLFFLFAAALFASMNNHHILPVLMLRLAIYGATFLFIPIWDIVRTGASIESELWTQLFTVVFVLYFIVDCSRIFMKMYRTNLRQLEELKAEHEKTKIAFKVKTEFVSTISHELRTPMTSIKGSLDMACAGVLGEMTPQMEKVLKIAQRNSARLTSIINEILDLQKFEAGKVSFDIEPLEVQTIIEDAIELNQSFASNLGVTLRYARPSDAAGIATDEKRLQQVMSNLLSNAAKFSPAGSTVKVTSVKHDDKVRISVIDEGIGLAESEREKVFDEFSQIDSSDQRAVGGTGLGMNISKRIIEALGGQIDYFKNAGPGTTFYIDMPLGNGSGRELAHGIHVKDMVNGDGPIGDEEPQKPSGDRAAA; this is encoded by the coding sequence ATGTCGCAGGAAAACGTAACATACGGGCCGACACATATGCCGCATCTGGCAGACGCCACTAAGGTGCAGCAGATGCGCGACTACTCCCAAGTCGGCGTCAGCCTGTTTTGGCAGCGGCAAATGATCTTTGCGGCGGCGATATGCCTGTCAGCTTTTTACTATGAGCTTTGGCTGTCGATCACGACCCTGATCCTGATCGCGATTTCTGAAGCCTTTGACTACCTTCTCTTCTTACGCATCACCCGTTGGCGCGGGCGCAGCCCCCGTTTGGCGCGGTTGTTCATGAACCGGATCTATATCGGGACAGTGCTCAGCGCCGGGGTGATCAGCTATTTCGCGCTTGGGATTGCGCTTCAGCAGGGGGCAACGACGCATTTCCTGCCGCTGTTCTTCCTCTTCGCGGCAGCGCTTTTCGCTTCGATGAACAACCATCACATTCTGCCGGTGCTGATGCTGCGGTTGGCAATCTATGGCGCGACCTTCCTGTTCATCCCGATCTGGGACATCGTACGCACCGGGGCCAGCATTGAATCCGAACTTTGGACCCAGTTGTTTACCGTTGTTTTCGTGCTCTACTTTATCGTCGATTGCTCGCGCATCTTCATGAAGATGTACCGCACCAACCTAAGGCAGTTAGAAGAACTGAAGGCCGAGCATGAGAAAACCAAGATCGCTTTCAAGGTAAAGACCGAGTTCGTCTCGACCATCAGTCACGAGCTGCGCACCCCGATGACATCGATCAAAGGGTCGCTTGATATGGCCTGCGCCGGGGTTTTGGGCGAAATGACCCCTCAGATGGAGAAGGTTCTGAAGATAGCACAGCGCAATTCGGCGCGGCTGACGTCGATCATCAATGAAATCCTCGACCTGCAAAAATTCGAGGCAGGTAAGGTGAGCTTCGACATCGAACCGCTTGAGGTGCAGACGATTATCGAAGACGCGATTGAGCTTAATCAATCCTTTGCGAGCAACCTCGGCGTGACGCTGCGCTATGCGAGGCCCTCGGATGCGGCGGGCATTGCCACGGATGAAAAGCGCCTGCAGCAGGTGATGTCCAACCTTCTGTCCAACGCGGCCAAATTCTCGCCCGCGGGGTCAACGGTGAAGGTCACCTCCGTCAAACATGATGACAAGGTGCGGATCAGCGTGATCGACGAGGGGATCGGCCTTGCGGAATCCGAACGGGAGAAGGTCTTTGACGAATTCTCGCAGATCGACTCGTCTGACCAGCGCGCCGTGGGTGGCACCGGTCTGGGCATGAACATCTCCAAGCGGATCATCGAAGCCTTGGGCGGTCAGATCGACTACTTCAAAAACGCGGGCCCCGGCACGACGTTTTATATCGATATGCCGTTGGGCAATGGGTCCGGGCGCGAGTTGGCGCATGGGATACATGTCAAAGATATGGTCAACGGGGATGGGCCGATTGGCGATGAAGAGCCCCAGAAACCCTCCGGGGATCGGGCCGCAGCCTAG
- a CDS encoding capsule biosynthesis protein has protein sequence MTTKPKARKFRIRKAPPPSASSALPSSTAKAQAAPREAEKAERTAKLRAVADATQVEPSHSKEALEHAARSGKTPNAESARSGEVSSANEVSAEQDIDAIRREGLTGRQLRMARRVAQKHGLAPTSDFDAVRLLRAKGIDPFQRSNMLELVVPQSGDQGGSGLPATRGEPGGPKVQLPQTTPRNPRGLPSTDVSPAERRQREISDIQRDITRRRRRKAAMLLVRLAFFVMLPTFAAGYYFYKIATPMYATDSQFLIIQNEGGGGSSPFGGLLPTQFANSADSIATQAYLQSKDAMLRLDEDAGFRTHFADPEIDPIQRLTENPTNEEAYKAYKKNVKIGYDPTEGVIRMEVIAADPEISEEFSKRLLTYAEERVNDLSKQKREDGMRDAREGYETALANRRAAQEALIKLQVDNNVDPEAMIASIRTQITNYETLLIEKELELAALLDNQRPNQAKVDGARGDVRRLREQLTKLRERMTAANEGENSLAQQAVTAQLAQADLAAADMVLQSAQTAMDQARTEAGRQVRYLTVAVNPVAPDEATYPRKFENTILAFLIFAGIYLMLSLTASILREQVTS, from the coding sequence ATGACTACGAAACCCAAGGCTAGAAAATTCCGCATCCGCAAGGCGCCGCCGCCTTCGGCCTCCAGCGCTTTGCCGAGTAGCACTGCGAAAGCGCAGGCAGCCCCGCGTGAGGCCGAAAAAGCCGAGAGAACGGCCAAGCTGCGCGCTGTGGCCGATGCGACGCAGGTGGAACCTTCCCACAGCAAGGAAGCCTTGGAACATGCCGCGCGCAGCGGCAAGACCCCCAATGCTGAGAGCGCGCGCAGTGGTGAAGTGTCTTCTGCCAATGAAGTTTCCGCCGAGCAGGACATCGACGCGATCCGCCGCGAAGGGCTGACAGGTCGCCAATTGCGCATGGCGCGCCGGGTGGCGCAAAAACATGGGCTGGCGCCCACTTCGGACTTCGATGCAGTGCGGCTTTTGCGCGCAAAGGGGATCGACCCGTTTCAACGGTCAAACATGCTGGAACTCGTGGTGCCGCAGTCAGGCGATCAGGGCGGCAGCGGTTTGCCCGCCACCCGTGGAGAGCCCGGTGGCCCAAAGGTGCAACTGCCGCAGACCACCCCGCGCAACCCTCGCGGCCTGCCCTCGACCGATGTCAGCCCCGCCGAGCGCCGCCAGCGCGAGATCTCCGACATTCAGCGCGACATCACCCGCCGCCGCCGCCGCAAAGCGGCCATGCTGCTGGTCCGGTTGGCGTTCTTCGTCATGCTGCCGACCTTTGCGGCGGGCTATTACTTTTACAAGATCGCCACGCCGATGTATGCCACCGACAGCCAGTTCCTGATCATTCAGAACGAAGGCGGCGGCGGTTCCAGCCCCTTTGGCGGGCTGCTGCCCACGCAATTCGCCAATAGCGCCGACAGCATTGCCACACAGGCCTATCTGCAATCCAAGGATGCCATGCTACGCCTTGATGAAGATGCCGGTTTCCGCACGCATTTTGCGGACCCTGAGATTGACCCGATCCAACGCCTGACCGAAAATCCGACCAACGAAGAGGCCTATAAAGCCTACAAGAAAAACGTCAAAATCGGATATGACCCAACCGAAGGCGTGATCCGGATGGAGGTTATCGCCGCCGATCCGGAGATCTCGGAAGAATTTTCGAAACGCCTGCTCACCTATGCCGAGGAACGGGTCAACGACCTGAGTAAGCAAAAGCGCGAAGACGGCATGCGTGACGCGCGTGAAGGCTATGAAACCGCTCTGGCGAACCGCCGCGCGGCACAGGAGGCTTTGATCAAGCTGCAGGTTGACAACAACGTCGACCCCGAGGCGATGATCGCTTCGATCCGCACTCAGATTACCAATTACGAAACACTGCTGATTGAGAAGGAACTCGAACTCGCCGCCCTGCTCGACAACCAACGCCCGAACCAAGCCAAGGTCGACGGCGCGCGGGGCGACGTGCGCCGGCTGCGCGAACAGCTGACCAAGCTGCGCGAGCGGATGACCGCTGCCAATGAAGGCGAAAACTCGCTGGCGCAGCAGGCGGTCACAGCGCAGCTTGCACAGGCCGATTTGGCCGCCGCTGACATGGTGCTGCAAAGCGCGCAAACCGCAATGGATCAAGCCCGAACCGAGGCCGGGCGGCAGGTCCGCTACCTCACTGTGGCGGTCAATCCCGTGGCCCCGGATGAGGCCACCTACCCCCGCAAGTTCGAAAACACGATATTGGCTTTCCTTATCTTTGCAGGCATCTACCTGATGCTGTCCCTGACGGCGTCCATTCTAAGAGAACAGGTAACTTCATGA
- a CDS encoding phosphoribosylanthranilate isomerase: MPENINVKICGLTDPADVPAALLAGARTLGFVFFEKSPRDLSLEAAAHMTEAVPDGICKVALTVNADDAALDTLLAAVPFLDMLQLHGSESPARVAEVKARYGLPVMKAIGVADRDDLAALNDYVTVADQLLVDAKPPKDAVLPGGNGLAFDWRLIAGRRWPKPWMLAGGLNADNVGEAIALTGARQVDVSSGVESAPGVKDPQRMRAFCEAALK; the protein is encoded by the coding sequence ATGCCTGAGAATATCAATGTTAAAATCTGCGGTTTGACCGACCCCGCCGATGTGCCTGCGGCCCTTTTGGCCGGGGCGCGTACGTTGGGGTTCGTCTTTTTCGAGAAGTCGCCTCGGGATCTATCGCTGGAGGCGGCAGCGCATATGACAGAGGCGGTGCCGGATGGCATCTGCAAAGTTGCGCTGACCGTTAATGCGGATGATGCGGCGCTGGATACGTTGCTCGCAGCCGTACCCTTTCTCGACATGCTACAGCTTCACGGCAGCGAAAGCCCGGCCCGGGTGGCTGAGGTGAAGGCCCGCTATGGTTTGCCGGTGATGAAAGCCATTGGCGTTGCCGATCGGGACGACTTGGCCGCGCTGAACGACTATGTGACCGTGGCAGATCAGCTTCTAGTAGACGCCAAACCGCCTAAGGACGCAGTGCTGCCGGGCGGGAACGGGCTGGCCTTCGACTGGCGGCTGATCGCGGGTCGACGCTGGCCGAAGCCTTGGATGCTCGCAGGCGGCTTGAACGCGGACAATGTCGGAGAGGCGATTGCCCTCACCGGAGCGCGGCAGGTCGATGTTTCGTCAGGCGTGGAAAGCGCGCCGGGCGTGAAGGATCCGCAGCGGATGCGCGCCTTTTGCGAAGCGGCGTTGAAGTAA
- the ihfB gene encoding integration host factor subunit beta, which translates to MIRSELIQKIADDNPHLYQRDVERIVNTVFDEITGAMSRGDRVELRGFGAFSVKKRDARVGRNPRTGETVNVEEKHVPFFKTGKLLRDRLNGKS; encoded by the coding sequence ATGATCCGGTCGGAACTGATCCAGAAGATCGCTGACGACAATCCGCATCTTTATCAGCGTGATGTTGAGCGGATCGTAAACACCGTCTTCGATGAGATCACGGGCGCCATGTCGCGCGGTGATCGTGTCGAACTGCGCGGTTTCGGCGCGTTCTCAGTGAAAAAGCGCGATGCCCGGGTGGGCCGTAATCCACGCACCGGTGAGACAGTGAATGTCGAAGAAAAACATGTGCCCTTCTTTAAGACTGGCAAGCTGCTGCGCGACCGCCTGAACGGGAAAAGCTGA
- a CDS encoding acyl-homoserine-lactone synthase, whose protein sequence is MHQHGELFVNFLRARRRIFIDDKQWDLPQVDGMEFDQYDTPRARWIVLHEYGEVMGGVRLMPTTSTCAQYSYMLRDAQLGMLPDIPQDVLFFKAPVRGDIWEATRLFLTNAVPAQRRIAVQRMLMNQMAGAAYAMGASHVLGIVPATFSRWMTRLGLMSAVPVGPVQSIDGDRTQAALMNVSYIGEMAPTESTHTLH, encoded by the coding sequence ATGCATCAGCACGGTGAATTATTCGTAAATTTCTTACGGGCCCGGCGGCGAATCTTCATTGATGACAAGCAATGGGATCTCCCTCAGGTTGATGGGATGGAGTTCGATCAATACGACACCCCCCGCGCCCGCTGGATCGTCCTGCATGAGTATGGCGAGGTCATGGGCGGCGTGCGCTTGATGCCCACCACCTCGACCTGCGCGCAATACAGCTACATGCTGCGCGATGCGCAGCTGGGTATGCTCCCCGACATCCCGCAAGACGTGCTATTTTTCAAAGCACCCGTGCGCGGTGACATTTGGGAAGCCACCCGCCTGTTCCTCACCAACGCCGTCCCTGCTCAGCGCCGCATAGCCGTGCAGCGTATGCTTATGAACCAAATGGCCGGTGCCGCCTACGCCATGGGCGCGAGCCACGTTCTGGGCATCGTGCCTGCCACCTTTAGCCGCTGGATGACACGGCTTGGCCTGATGAGCGCCGTGCCCGTGGGACCGGTGCAAAGCATTGACGGCGACCGCACGCAGGCCGCCTTGATGAACGTCAGCTACATCGGAGAGATGGCCCCGACCGAAAGCACTCACACGTTGCACTAA
- a CDS encoding phosphomannomutase/phosphoglucomutase, with the protein MSKPASTVTPNTWEFLRDAMITPTGFREYDARWKYPDDINLPGITALGLGLGTQMHARGIEPVIAVGNDYRDYSLSIKNALMLGLMQAGITVKDIGPALSPMAYFAQFHLNAPAVAMVTASHNPNGWTGVKMGFERPLTHGPDEMAELRDIVLNGRGERRPGGAYEFVDGVREAYLDDLVGDFKMSRKLKVVCATGNGTASAFAPELFRRLGVEVVDSHNTLDYTFPHYNPNPEAMEMLHDMADSVRASGADFALGFDGDGDRCGVVDDEGEEIFADKMGVIMARDLVKLYPNSTFVADVKSTGLFASDPELQKHGAKADYWKTGHSHMKRRVKELGALAGFEKSGHYFLAEPIGRGYDCGMRVAVEICKLMDRNPDMSMSDLRRALPQTWATPTMSPYASDTEKYDILDRLVQKLVAKAEAGDKIGGRAIAEVITVNGARVMLDNGGWGLVRASSNTPNLVVVCESPDSEAEMRAIFADIDAVIRTEPGVGDYDQSI; encoded by the coding sequence GTGAGCAAACCGGCCTCCACCGTGACCCCAAACACTTGGGAATTTCTCCGTGATGCGATGATCACTCCGACAGGTTTCCGGGAGTACGACGCGCGTTGGAAATACCCCGACGACATTAACCTGCCCGGCATCACCGCACTTGGCCTTGGGTTGGGCACGCAGATGCACGCGCGCGGGATTGAGCCGGTCATCGCCGTGGGTAATGATTATCGCGACTATTCTCTGTCGATCAAAAACGCGCTGATGCTGGGGCTGATGCAGGCCGGGATCACGGTCAAAGACATCGGCCCCGCCCTGTCGCCCATGGCCTATTTCGCGCAATTCCATCTCAATGCGCCCGCCGTTGCGATGGTCACCGCCAGCCATAACCCGAACGGCTGGACCGGCGTTAAGATGGGTTTTGAGCGCCCCCTGACCCATGGCCCAGATGAGATGGCCGAGCTGCGCGACATCGTGCTGAATGGCCGCGGAGAGCGGCGTCCGGGTGGTGCCTATGAGTTCGTTGACGGCGTGCGTGAGGCCTATCTTGACGACCTCGTGGGAGACTTCAAAATGTCCCGCAAGCTGAAGGTCGTCTGCGCTACTGGCAACGGCACCGCCTCGGCCTTCGCACCCGAGCTGTTCCGCCGTCTGGGCGTCGAAGTCGTCGATAGCCACAACACGCTCGATTACACCTTCCCCCATTACAACCCGAACCCTGAAGCCATGGAGATGCTGCACGACATGGCCGACAGCGTCCGGGCCTCTGGCGCTGATTTCGCGCTAGGCTTTGACGGTGACGGCGACCGTTGCGGCGTGGTGGACGATGAGGGCGAAGAGATCTTCGCGGACAAGATGGGCGTCATCATGGCCCGCGATCTGGTGAAGCTCTACCCTAACAGCACCTTCGTCGCGGATGTGAAATCGACCGGCCTCTTCGCCTCTGACCCTGAGTTGCAAAAGCATGGGGCCAAAGCCGACTACTGGAAAACAGGCCACAGCCACATGAAACGCCGCGTCAAAGAATTGGGCGCGCTGGCGGGCTTTGAGAAATCCGGCCACTACTTCCTCGCCGAGCCGATTGGTCGCGGCTATGACTGCGGCATGCGCGTCGCGGTGGAAATCTGCAAGCTGATGGACCGCAACCCCGACATGTCCATGTCCGACCTGCGCCGCGCCCTGCCCCAGACCTGGGCCACACCCACCATGTCGCCCTATGCCTCGGACACCGAAAAATACGACATCCTTGATCGTCTGGTTCAAAAACTGGTCGCCAAGGCAGAGGCCGGAGACAAAATCGGCGGGCGCGCGATCGCCGAGGTGATTACGGTAAACGGTGCGCGGGTTATGCTCGACAATGGCGGCTGGGGCCTCGTGCGGGCCTCTTCGAACACGCCTAACTTGGTGGTCGTCTGCGAAAGCCCCGACTCTGAAGCTGAAATGCGCGCCATCTTCGCCGATATCGATGCCGTGATCCGGACCGAGCCGGGCGTGGGCGATTACGATCAGTCTATCTGA